One window of Blastocatellia bacterium genomic DNA carries:
- a CDS encoding tetratricopeptide repeat protein → MSGSLSTAQQYLDKGLVFYNKGWLDEAINSYRMAIQMREGNFPRAHYQLARALLDLGDIDGAIEAFRASIEQQPDNPDAYYSLGITLTRRGQYAESIDAYRKAIEQRGGNHPWAYHNLGLSLLKRGELDDAVASFNQAIEQRNGEFPKAWHHLGAALARKGDLDAAANALRKALDQRHGSYPDTQFELGRVLLEKGDLAAAADSFRAAVQQRRAPFPQAHLELSRALFGLGQLDDAIAESRAAIQEQAVYPEAHYALGRALSRKGHLQEAVAAYRTAISQRDHFPWAYHKLGVALARQGNLNEAVEAFHKALEQNPQFPRAHYDLGLALYSLGNVADAATEFKTAIELRGGSYPDAHYELGRIYASEQKYDLAIEAFKTALAQNDHFPEAYHDLGCAYYESSKLEESVTAFREAIAQRNGDFARAHHNLGLALADLGQGNDAISEFREAINQQAVFPRAYRNLGRALYRSGDLDGSITALRTAVDQRNGEFPEAYHDLGLAYFSKGMLDESIGAQGKAIEQSKDFAEAYFWLGTAYNAKGEVQSAVESYRGAIANRRGAYPEAHYSLGLAHARKGELDEAIAAYRAALDENESFPAAHYSLGAALLEKGSLDESVASLRRALELNDELPWAHHRLGIAYYQIGQLDDSISELRRAVQQQPIFPDAYLNLSRSLYDYGDLNGVVETCERVIAQHGNEFPEAHHHLGRALYELGDLDAAATALRAAIKADPKMAEAHRDLGRVYYDLGDLDSAIAAYRAAIEQRPTYPMAHHDLGLALYQKGALEDAATALRRATTDAAEKFPVAWHNLGVTLYDLGELDEAIAAHRAAIEQRNGNYAEAHYNLGNALYERGDLPAAVEAYETAISQQRGNFPDAHRNLGNALARLGELERAGESLNRAMAQGDVSADAHHDLGLILYGRGELDAAVREFRQALELREGNDAEAHRNLGRALYEMGALAEARSEFEIAIAQREGAGTQSRGTGRVGVTTMGFSQDDETGPMSDAGTRTLGEDEMAALLAAPDTADLGSPGETLMMGAPPLNGSPSGTTQKISAPAINAPPSFPEAHVDLGRVLYDLGQGQDAIAEFRKAIEQRGGLFPRAHYELGRALIRAGRTNEAMVELHKAIEQQGGAFPEAYFQIGQLQSRQGDKDAAVDAYQMAIEQSGGVYPEAYYQLGLTHVRSRNNEAAVQAYRTAIEQRGGFYPDAHQDLGRVLYSLGNLEAANEEYSTAVRQRNPHAAVETARRKPVASSAGPQSSRQDAVTEELQTGLRQAPAAADAGKVAATTATLASDVLPDEMGLTSDALRPAAGDGD, encoded by the coding sequence ATGAGCGGCTCTCTCAGCACGGCGCAGCAGTATCTCGATAAAGGTCTCGTCTTTTACAACAAAGGCTGGCTCGACGAAGCGATCAACAGCTACCGCATGGCGATTCAGATGCGCGAGGGCAACTTCCCGCGGGCGCATTACCAGCTCGCTCGCGCCTTGCTCGATCTCGGCGACATTGACGGCGCGATTGAAGCCTTCCGCGCCTCTATCGAGCAACAGCCCGATAACCCCGACGCCTATTACAGTCTCGGCATCACGCTGACCCGGCGCGGCCAGTATGCGGAATCGATAGACGCTTACCGCAAAGCCATCGAGCAACGCGGCGGCAATCACCCGTGGGCTTATCACAATCTTGGATTGTCGCTGCTCAAGCGCGGCGAGCTGGACGACGCCGTCGCTTCATTCAATCAAGCCATCGAACAGCGCAACGGTGAATTCCCGAAAGCCTGGCACCACCTCGGCGCGGCGCTCGCCCGCAAGGGCGATCTCGACGCCGCCGCCAATGCCTTGCGCAAGGCGCTCGATCAACGCCACGGCAGTTATCCCGACACACAGTTCGAGCTGGGCCGCGTGCTGCTCGAAAAGGGTGATCTTGCGGCAGCCGCCGACAGCTTCCGCGCCGCCGTTCAACAACGCCGCGCGCCTTTCCCGCAGGCGCACCTTGAATTGAGCCGGGCGCTGTTCGGGCTCGGCCAGCTCGACGACGCGATTGCCGAGAGCCGCGCCGCCATCCAAGAGCAAGCGGTCTATCCCGAAGCGCATTACGCGCTGGGCCGCGCCCTGTCGCGCAAAGGCCACCTGCAAGAAGCCGTCGCCGCTTACCGCACGGCCATCAGCCAGCGCGATCATTTTCCCTGGGCCTATCATAAGCTCGGCGTCGCCCTCGCCCGCCAGGGCAATCTCAACGAGGCGGTCGAGGCGTTCCACAAGGCGCTCGAACAGAATCCGCAGTTCCCGCGGGCTCATTATGATCTCGGCCTGGCGCTCTACAGCCTCGGCAATGTTGCCGATGCCGCCACCGAGTTCAAGACCGCCATCGAGCTGCGCGGCGGCAGCTACCCGGATGCCCACTACGAGCTGGGCCGCATCTATGCCAGCGAGCAGAAATACGATCTGGCCATCGAAGCCTTCAAGACGGCGCTAGCGCAGAACGATCATTTCCCCGAAGCCTATCACGACCTCGGCTGTGCCTATTACGAGAGCAGCAAGCTCGAAGAATCGGTGACGGCTTTTCGCGAAGCCATCGCCCAGCGCAATGGTGATTTCGCCCGCGCCCATCACAACCTCGGCCTGGCGTTGGCTGACCTCGGACAGGGCAACGACGCCATCAGCGAGTTTCGCGAAGCCATCAATCAGCAGGCCGTCTTCCCGCGCGCCTACCGCAACCTGGGCCGGGCGCTCTACCGTTCGGGCGACCTCGACGGCTCGATCACCGCCCTGCGCACCGCCGTCGATCAGCGCAACGGCGAATTCCCCGAAGCCTATCACGACCTCGGCCTCGCCTACTTCAGCAAAGGCATGCTTGACGAATCGATTGGCGCGCAGGGCAAAGCCATCGAGCAGTCGAAGGATTTCGCCGAAGCCTACTTCTGGCTCGGCACCGCTTACAACGCCAAGGGCGAAGTGCAGAGCGCCGTCGAAAGCTATCGCGGCGCGATTGCCAACCGGCGCGGCGCTTACCCTGAAGCGCATTACAGTCTCGGCTTGGCGCATGCCCGCAAAGGCGAGCTTGACGAGGCCATCGCGGCCTACCGCGCGGCGCTCGACGAAAACGAGAGCTTCCCGGCGGCGCACTATTCGCTGGGCGCGGCGTTGCTCGAAAAGGGCTCGCTTGATGAATCGGTCGCCAGCCTGCGCCGGGCGCTGGAATTGAATGACGAGCTGCCGTGGGCGCACCACCGGCTTGGCATTGCCTATTACCAGATCGGCCAGCTCGACGATTCGATCAGCGAGCTGCGCCGCGCCGTCCAGCAGCAGCCCATCTTCCCCGATGCTTACTTGAACCTGTCGCGCTCGCTCTACGATTACGGCGATCTCAACGGCGTCGTCGAAACCTGCGAGCGCGTGATCGCGCAACATGGCAACGAATTTCCCGAAGCGCATCACCATCTCGGCCGCGCGCTCTACGAGCTGGGCGATCTGGACGCGGCGGCAACCGCTTTGCGCGCCGCCATCAAAGCCGATCCGAAGATGGCCGAAGCGCATCGTGACCTGGGCCGCGTTTACTACGACCTCGGCGATCTCGACAGCGCCATTGCCGCTTACCGCGCCGCCATCGAACAGCGGCCCACCTATCCGATGGCGCATCACGATCTCGGATTGGCGCTCTATCAAAAGGGCGCGCTCGAAGATGCCGCCACCGCTTTGCGCCGCGCCACGACCGACGCCGCGGAGAAGTTCCCGGTTGCCTGGCACAACCTCGGCGTCACGCTCTATGACCTCGGCGAGCTGGATGAGGCCATCGCCGCGCACCGCGCCGCCATCGAGCAACGCAATGGCAATTACGCCGAGGCGCATTACAATCTCGGCAACGCGCTCTACGAGCGCGGCGACCTGCCTGCCGCGGTCGAGGCCTACGAAACGGCGATCAGTCAGCAGCGCGGCAACTTCCCCGACGCGCACCGCAATCTCGGCAACGCCCTGGCGCGGCTCGGCGAGCTGGAGCGCGCCGGCGAATCGCTCAACCGGGCGATGGCGCAGGGCGACGTCAGCGCCGACGCGCATCACGACCTCGGGCTGATTCTCTACGGGCGCGGCGAGCTGGACGCGGCAGTGCGCGAGTTCCGGCAGGCGCTCGAGCTGCGCGAAGGCAACGACGCCGAAGCGCACCGCAACCTGGGCCGGGCGCTCTACGAGATGGGGGCGCTGGCCGAAGCGCGCTCAGAGTTCGAGATTGCCATTGCCCAGCGCGAAGGCGCCGGCACACAGAGCCGGGGCACGGGCCGCGTCGGCGTGACAACGATGGGATTCAGCCAGGACGACGAGACGGGCCCGATGAGCGACGCCGGCACGCGCACGCTGGGTGAAGATGAGATGGCGGCGCTGCTCGCCGCGCCGGACACCGCCGATCTCGGCTCGCCCGGCGAAACACTCATGATGGGCGCGCCGCCGTTGAACGGTAGTCCGAGCGGCACGACGCAAAAAATCTCTGCGCCGGCCATCAACGCGCCGCCGAGTTTTCCCGAAGCGCACGTTGATCTGGGGCGCGTGCTTTATGACCTGGGGCAGGGACAGGACGCCATCGCCGAGTTCCGCAAAGCCATCGAACAGCGCGGCGGGTTGTTCCCGCGCGCTCATTACGAGCTGGGTCGCGCCTTGATCCGCGCCGGCCGCACCAACGAGGCGATGGTCGAATTGCACAAAGCCATCGAGCAGCAGGGCGGCGCTTTCCCGGAAGCTTATTTTCAGATAGGCCAGTTGCAGTCGCGGCAAGGGGACAAGGACGCGGCGGTTGACGCTTATCAAATGGCAATTGAGCAGTCGGGCGGCGTTTACCCCGAAGCCTATTACCAGCTAGGGCTCACGCACGTCCGCAGCCGCAACAACGAAGCGGCGGTGCAAGCCTATCGCACGGCGATTGAGCAGCGCGGCGGCTTTTACCCCGATGCCCATCAAGACCTGGGCCGTGTGCTCTACAGCCTGGGCAACCTCGAAGCCGCTAACGAAGAGTATTCGACGGCTGTGCGTCAGCGGAATCCGCACGCCGCGGTCGAAACGGCGCGCCGCAAGCCCGTGGCCTCGTCGGCCGGGCCGCAGTCGTCGCGCCAGGATGCGGTCACCGAAGAGTTGCAGACAGGTCTCAGGCAAGCGCCCGCCGCCGCCGACGCCGGCAAAGTCGCGGCGACGACCGCAACGCTCGCCTCAGACGTGCTGCCCGACGAGATGGGATTGACCAGCGACGCCTTGCGCCCGGCAGCCGGCGACGGCGACTGA
- a CDS encoding multicopper oxidase domain-containing protein: MRRQELKLYSCKAVRQAGQRGPGGAPESRLRGAAASGLLTAAAFLAVLLSQATAARAQAPANPCPKELMHGQKLIPVPVIGATDGRLRGTIRLSDEQAWIPTRLPISSTNLAPSDQSQSECAPQYIRVFRELGAAPTMASVPSGPFSKGAYALPRPGPTLRARVGDLVQLTLINQVNPANFGDTIDRGETGKNGGCDESSAYPRNTGDRYPDCFHGSSTGNIHFHGTHTNMNTTGDNVFIEVRPSLRVNGKPIVTPESVEKPFGEFFKQCEAELSLNQLRQWPKTWDDLPSAWTDEQKWLLKLYDAQLEQNYGSVAKKLWPVDARQLQQGAWPQYYVGAFPYCFRLPQYTATVFPPPVNHAAHQGAGTAEDPDSSRVLMMGQAPGTHWYHAHKHGSTAINVANGMTGAFIIEGQYDDDLNTFYGDGWTRTQPVMVINQLGTSPNLMRKANPNGPNPGQQDKGPDLSVNGQYWPVIHMRPGEVQMWRFVNTSGRAGTYFLGPPANFQWKQLAQDGVQFNDTNYADSTNLNRQFLLAAGNRADLLVKAPSGGCAKPGDCPVKVQIEVDPQDLSTAQPLTLLSVVLTGSAVDPKSNGAKFIPHAPTFPLFLADIPASEVKGTKTILFASTPPMQSAHTIDGRKFDGEVGAVTLLNQTEEWKVVNATYGPPISHPFHIHINPFQVVEVFDPNQLLIDPKTGKPPIDPSTGKPYIDPQTNKQAVKYAFHATNLAPGQCYLDPNNPESWKPCGPPLPQTNMIWWDTFPIPSGYAPTTDAAGNNPLMNSQGQPVQVPGYFKMRSRFVDYIGYYVLHCHILAHEDRGMMTVVEVAPARSPYSHH, translated from the coding sequence ATGCGCAGGCAAGAGTTGAAGCTCTACAGTTGCAAAGCGGTTCGACAGGCCGGTCAACGAGGGCCAGGGGGAGCGCCTGAATCCCGGCTCCGAGGTGCCGCGGCGAGCGGGCTGCTGACGGCGGCGGCCTTCCTCGCCGTGCTGCTGTCGCAAGCCACGGCGGCGCGAGCCCAGGCGCCAGCGAACCCATGCCCGAAAGAGCTGATGCACGGACAGAAGTTGATCCCTGTCCCGGTGATCGGCGCAACCGACGGCAGGCTGCGCGGCACGATCCGGCTGAGCGACGAGCAGGCGTGGATTCCGACGCGATTGCCGATTTCGTCCACCAATTTAGCGCCTAGCGATCAAAGCCAGTCGGAATGCGCCCCGCAATACATTCGGGTTTTCCGCGAGCTGGGCGCTGCCCCGACGATGGCTTCGGTGCCTTCAGGGCCGTTCTCGAAAGGGGCCTATGCCCTGCCGCGACCCGGGCCGACGCTGCGCGCGCGGGTCGGCGACCTGGTGCAGCTCACTTTGATCAACCAGGTCAACCCGGCGAATTTCGGCGATACCATAGACCGCGGCGAGACCGGAAAGAATGGCGGCTGCGACGAAAGCAGCGCCTACCCGCGGAACACAGGCGACCGCTACCCGGACTGCTTCCACGGGTCCAGCACCGGCAACATTCATTTTCACGGCACGCACACGAACATGAACACGACCGGCGATAACGTCTTCATCGAGGTGCGCCCGTCGCTGCGCGTCAACGGCAAGCCCATCGTCACCCCCGAGAGCGTCGAAAAGCCATTCGGCGAGTTCTTCAAGCAGTGCGAGGCCGAGCTCAGCCTCAACCAGTTGCGGCAATGGCCGAAGACCTGGGACGATCTGCCGAGCGCCTGGACAGACGAGCAGAAATGGCTGCTCAAGCTCTACGACGCCCAGCTCGAACAGAACTATGGCAGCGTCGCGAAAAAGCTCTGGCCGGTTGACGCGAGACAACTGCAACAGGGCGCATGGCCGCAGTATTACGTCGGCGCTTTCCCCTACTGCTTCCGCCTGCCGCAGTACACGGCGACGGTCTTCCCACCGCCCGTAAACCATGCGGCGCACCAGGGCGCCGGCACCGCCGAAGACCCGGACAGCTCGCGCGTCCTGATGATGGGCCAGGCACCGGGGACGCACTGGTATCACGCCCACAAGCACGGCTCGACCGCCATCAACGTCGCCAACGGCATGACGGGCGCCTTCATCATCGAAGGCCAATATGACGATGACCTGAACACCTTTTATGGCGACGGCTGGACGCGCACGCAGCCGGTGATGGTGATTAACCAGCTCGGCACCTCTCCCAACTTGATGCGCAAGGCCAATCCGAATGGGCCGAACCCTGGCCAACAAGACAAGGGGCCGGACCTCTCCGTCAATGGCCAGTACTGGCCGGTGATCCACATGCGGCCCGGCGAGGTGCAGATGTGGCGCTTCGTCAACACCTCCGGGCGCGCCGGCACCTATTTCCTCGGCCCGCCGGCGAACTTCCAGTGGAAGCAACTGGCGCAAGACGGCGTCCAGTTCAACGACACGAACTACGCCGACAGCACCAATCTCAACCGCCAGTTTTTGCTGGCGGCGGGCAACCGCGCAGACCTGCTGGTCAAGGCCCCGAGCGGCGGCTGCGCCAAGCCCGGCGACTGCCCGGTCAAAGTCCAGATTGAGGTGGACCCGCAAGACCTTAGCACAGCGCAGCCGCTGACGCTGCTATCGGTCGTCCTCACAGGCTCGGCGGTCGATCCCAAGTCGAACGGCGCAAAGTTCATCCCGCATGCGCCAACCTTCCCGCTGTTCCTCGCCGACATCCCGGCGAGTGAAGTGAAAGGCACCAAGACGATTCTCTTCGCTTCGACGCCGCCCATGCAGTCGGCGCACACCATCGACGGGCGGAAGTTCGATGGCGAAGTCGGGGCAGTCACCTTGCTGAACCAGACAGAGGAATGGAAGGTGGTGAACGCGACCTACGGGCCGCCGATCTCGCACCCTTTCCACATCCACATCAACCCCTTCCAGGTGGTTGAAGTGTTCGACCCCAACCAGCTGCTGATCGATCCAAAGACCGGCAAGCCGCCGATTGATCCAAGCACAGGCAAGCCGTACATCGATCCGCAGACCAACAAGCAGGCGGTCAAGTACGCCTTCCACGCGACCAACCTGGCGCCGGGGCAGTGCTACCTCGACCCCAACAATCCCGAATCCTGGAAGCCATGCGGGCCGCCGCTGCCGCAGACCAACATGATCTGGTGGGACACGTTCCCGATCCCTTCGGGGTACGCGCCGACGACCGACGCCGCCGGCAATAATCCCCTGATGAACAGTCAGGGCCAGCCGGTGCAGGTGCCCGGCTACTTCAAGATGCGCAGCCGCTTCGTTGATTACATAGGCTACTACGTGCTGCATTGCCACATCCTGGCGCACGAAGACCGCGGCATGATGACGGTCGTTGAAGTGGCCCCGGCGCGGTCGCCCTACTCGCATCACTAG
- a CDS encoding sigma 54-interacting transcriptional regulator, translating into MTASLLERKLRMYQAREAILSRIGSETFSVINLDHFLQATVTEVGKMMGVDRCDVMTLTAENRFRITHEYRADADDLPSLVGHEARVDLERLQESIDLYHPLAITDRSAHEMPPPVQKLVEGFGSKSVLIVPITFNLQLLGLIGLHHCREPYPWTDDEINFIRNLAQQIAIGYRYTHIYSEKEKEARITKALLDIANDINTGSEFNEVTEAILDRALDLLSIQAACLAIVDATNSEIHFTNLRTTGADPATVLKRPSLKFPILELLPKTVERGQMLKILSPAQHEYARSFLSEVFSAGASIVVPILIEDRIFGALVLLWAEPQPSFAKEASALATGIADQLAIAISKARLSAEVIRLRRELENAQHTEHNGGTFVGKSDNIMRSMQMAAYVADSYTTVLLQGESGTGKEMLADLIQARSSRREQPYIKINCGAIPETLLESELFGHEKGAFTDARARRLGKFEEANGGTLFLDEIGEMSLMAQVRLLRVLQNGEFTRVGGNEVVKVDVRVIAASNVDLEEAVRDGRFRRDLYYRLAVYPIKLPALSERREDIPLLALHFLETYKKRSNKNITGISKKAMAWLRRYDWPGNVRELENCIERAVIIAQGRMIDMEDLPAAVRGAETNKTIEIEVGTSIDEVEKRMILQTLAYTRGDRSRAAQILGIGRKTLYRKLQLYHHQETPD; encoded by the coding sequence ATGACGGCATCATTGTTAGAGCGCAAGCTGCGGATGTATCAGGCGCGCGAGGCGATCCTGAGCCGCATCGGCTCGGAAACCTTCTCGGTCATCAACCTCGACCACTTCCTGCAAGCGACGGTCACCGAAGTCGGCAAGATGATGGGCGTTGACCGTTGCGACGTGATGACGCTGACCGCGGAGAACCGCTTCCGCATCACCCACGAGTACCGCGCCGACGCCGACGATCTGCCCTCGCTCGTCGGCCACGAGGCGCGCGTTGACCTGGAGCGCCTGCAAGAGAGCATCGACCTTTACCACCCGCTGGCCATCACCGACCGCAGCGCCCACGAGATGCCGCCGCCGGTGCAGAAGCTGGTCGAGGGCTTCGGCAGCAAATCGGTCTTGATCGTGCCGATCACCTTCAACCTGCAACTGCTCGGGCTGATCGGCCTGCACCACTGCCGCGAGCCGTATCCGTGGACCGACGACGAGATCAATTTCATTCGCAACCTGGCGCAGCAGATCGCTATCGGTTATCGCTACACGCACATCTACAGCGAGAAGGAGAAAGAGGCGCGCATCACCAAGGCGCTGCTCGATATCGCCAACGACATCAACACCGGCTCAGAGTTCAACGAAGTCACCGAGGCCATCCTCGACCGCGCCCTCGATCTGTTGAGCATTCAGGCGGCTTGCCTGGCGATTGTCGACGCCACCAACAGCGAGATTCACTTCACCAACCTGCGCACCACGGGGGCCGACCCGGCGACGGTGCTGAAGCGCCCGTCGCTGAAGTTCCCCATCCTCGAGCTGCTGCCGAAGACCGTCGAGCGCGGCCAGATGCTCAAGATTTTAAGTCCGGCGCAGCACGAATATGCGCGCTCGTTTCTCAGCGAAGTCTTTTCGGCGGGCGCTTCGATTGTCGTGCCGATCCTGATCGAAGACAGAATCTTCGGGGCGCTGGTGCTGCTGTGGGCCGAGCCGCAGCCGTCGTTTGCGAAAGAAGCCTCGGCGCTCGCCACAGGCATCGCCGACCAACTGGCCATCGCGATATCGAAAGCGCGGCTGTCGGCGGAAGTCATCCGCTTGCGCCGCGAGCTCGAAAACGCCCAGCACACAGAGCACAACGGCGGCACCTTCGTCGGCAAGAGCGACAACATCATGCGCTCGATGCAGATGGCCGCTTATGTCGCCGACAGCTATACGACCGTCCTGCTGCAAGGCGAATCGGGCACCGGCAAAGAGATGCTGGCCGATCTGATTCAGGCGCGCTCGTCGCGGCGCGAGCAGCCTTACATCAAGATCAACTGCGGCGCGATTCCTGAGACGCTGCTCGAATCCGAGCTCTTCGGCCACGAGAAGGGGGCCTTCACCGATGCGCGCGCCCGCCGCCTCGGCAAGTTTGAAGAAGCCAATGGCGGCACGCTCTTTCTTGACGAGATCGGCGAGATGTCGCTGATGGCGCAGGTGCGCTTGCTGCGCGTCTTGCAGAACGGCGAGTTCACCCGCGTCGGCGGCAACGAGGTCGTCAAGGTGGATGTGCGCGTGATCGCGGCATCGAATGTTGACCTGGAAGAGGCGGTGCGCGACGGTCGCTTTCGGCGTGATCTTTATTACAGGCTGGCGGTTTACCCGATCAAGCTGCCGGCGCTCAGCGAGCGCCGCGAAGACATTCCGCTGCTGGCGCTGCACTTCCTTGAGACCTACAAGAAGCGCTCGAACAAGAACATCACCGGCATCAGCAAGAAGGCGATGGCGTGGCTCAGGCGGTACGATTGGCCGGGCAACGTCCGCGAGCTGGAGAACTGCATCGAGCGCGCCGTCATCATCGCTCAGGGGCGCATGATCGATATGGAAGACCTGCCGGCGGCGGTGCGCGGCGCGGAAACGAATAAGACCATCGAGATCGAAGTCGGCACTTCGATTGACGAAGTCGAAAAGCGCATGATCTTGCAGACGTTGGCTTACACGCGCGGCGACCGCTCGCGGGCGGCGCAGATTCTCGGCATCGGGCGCAAGACGCTCTATCGCAAGTTGCAGCTCTATCACCACCAGGAGACACCAGACTAA
- a CDS encoding tyrosinase family protein, with the protein MVDKAQTTRYEQVKQILDAAAGQSTADYDGQGHFWHLPLSQFLNVEVYGVRMIAPPEPAVHSCCHHDEATGETATNRSARSGLIKGLRGQLPFDGSQFPPLPWGGQAVAVADINFIADWIDDGCPAADHLTSFDLKGEATEPELVKIEAANVEPAAHRFEVYEGAPNEYPYRYGELKQRMNLDCMSDTQHEKLRWAFRQLYRLNKWPEDRRSYNNMALIHQNHCQHGWERFLPWHRVYLYEFEQALQDVCPGVTLPYWDWTMAMYSPHSPETGSVIPPSFKAYLTTASITYLTEVAIPSIDKADGEKLQQQMVDKQKVYTSPTAFFAAVVEITKNEDYTQGEYRNRFIDALLAANSLWYPLRYPGEYFDPNTKKPVPVNRSIFHYHYPTPEDMAQILSLRTFRDFGGGSYYDDSFGFLDQNPHNTMHIWTGGQNPLVDGPKPEAGPKGASPKMVTLRQAAGDRNRGVRVTGRRFHSRSDLYSQPEFGDMLSNLTASFDPVFWPIHSNIDRTWHEWQELNPHSLPKDLDAVLTPWSYTIADTLDMARFGYEYVKCAFLVPVGLETPVGRFVSQPINVPEAVRGTLNQAEVRLHRVPQLPRSCFIRVFLNLADADASTPIDDEHYAGYLAIFGHGSCIGGPGHCDLPPGRPRQYDQRPRHHNTPRNHRVNVTAAAKRLLDQGATTLQITLVVIGADYQEEKDLLRLDGVSLDFLD; encoded by the coding sequence ATGGTGGACAAGGCACAGACGACTCGCTACGAACAGGTCAAGCAGATACTCGATGCGGCCGCCGGCCAGAGCACGGCGGATTATGACGGGCAGGGCCACTTCTGGCATCTGCCGCTATCACAATTCCTGAATGTTGAGGTCTACGGCGTGCGCATGATCGCGCCCCCCGAGCCGGCCGTCCATTCGTGCTGTCATCATGACGAGGCGACCGGCGAGACGGCGACGAATCGCAGCGCGCGGTCGGGCCTCATCAAAGGGCTGCGCGGCCAGCTACCTTTTGATGGCTCGCAGTTCCCGCCGCTGCCCTGGGGCGGCCAGGCGGTCGCCGTCGCCGACATCAACTTCATCGCCGACTGGATCGATGATGGCTGCCCGGCTGCCGACCACCTGACTTCCTTCGACCTCAAAGGCGAGGCCACCGAGCCCGAGCTGGTGAAGATCGAGGCGGCCAACGTCGAGCCGGCGGCGCACCGCTTCGAGGTCTACGAAGGCGCGCCGAACGAATACCCTTACCGCTACGGCGAGCTGAAACAGCGCATGAACCTCGACTGCATGTCGGACACGCAGCACGAGAAATTGCGCTGGGCCTTCCGCCAGCTCTACCGCCTCAACAAGTGGCCGGAGGATCGGCGCAGCTATAACAACATGGCTTTGATTCATCAGAATCACTGCCAGCATGGGTGGGAGCGCTTCTTGCCCTGGCACCGCGTCTACCTCTACGAGTTCGAGCAGGCGCTTCAAGATGTCTGCCCCGGCGTCACCCTTCCTTACTGGGACTGGACCATGGCGATGTACTCGCCGCACTCGCCCGAAACCGGCTCGGTCATCCCGCCCTCCTTCAAGGCCTACCTGACCACGGCGTCGATCACTTACCTGACCGAGGTCGCCATACCGAGCATCGACAAGGCGGACGGCGAAAAGCTACAGCAGCAGATGGTTGACAAGCAGAAGGTTTACACTTCTCCGACCGCCTTCTTCGCGGCGGTCGTAGAGATCACGAAGAACGAGGATTACACTCAGGGCGAGTACCGCAACCGCTTCATCGACGCGCTGCTGGCGGCAAACTCCTTGTGGTATCCGCTGCGTTACCCTGGGGAGTACTTCGACCCGAATACCAAAAAGCCGGTGCCGGTCAACCGCTCGATCTTTCACTACCACTACCCGACGCCGGAGGACATGGCGCAGATTCTCAGCCTGCGGACCTTCCGCGACTTCGGCGGCGGCAGCTACTACGACGACTCGTTCGGCTTTCTCGATCAGAACCCGCACAACACCATGCACATCTGGACGGGCGGCCAGAACCCGCTCGTGGATGGCCCCAAGCCCGAGGCCGGCCCCAAGGGGGCTAGCCCCAAGATGGTGACGCTGCGCCAGGCCGCCGGCGACCGTAACCGCGGCGTGCGGGTCACAGGCCGCCGCTTTCACTCGCGCAGCGACCTCTACAGTCAGCCCGAATTCGGTGACATGCTGAGCAACCTGACGGCCTCGTTTGACCCGGTCTTCTGGCCCATCCATTCCAACATCGACCGCACCTGGCACGAGTGGCAGGAGTTGAACCCGCACTCGCTGCCCAAAGACCTCGACGCGGTGCTGACGCCGTGGAGTTATACGATTGCCGACACGCTCGACATGGCGCGCTTCGGTTACGAATACGTCAAGTGCGCTTTCCTGGTGCCGGTGGGGCTGGAGACGCCCGTGGGCCGCTTCGTCTCGCAGCCGATCAATGTGCCCGAGGCGGTGCGCGGGACGTTGAATCAGGCGGAAGTTCGCCTGCATCGCGTCCCGCAGTTGCCGCGCTCTTGCTTCATCCGCGTCTTCCTGAACCTCGCGGACGCCGACGCCTCGACGCCCATTGATGATGAGCACTACGCCGGCTATCTGGCCATCTTCGGTCATGGCTCTTGCATCGGCGGGCCGGGCCATTGCGACCTGCCGCCGGGTCGGCCTCGGCAGTACGACCAGCGGCCGCGCCATCACAACACGCCGCGCAACCACCGCGTCAACGTCACCGCGGCGGCCAAGCGCCTGCTCGACCAGGGCGCGACGACTTTGCAGATCACGCTGGTAGTGATCGGCGCCGATTACCAGGAAGAGAAAGACTTGCTGCGGCTCGACGGCGTGTCGCTCGATTTTCTCGACTAA